The following DNA comes from Sediminitomix flava.
GAGCTTAGGCCCTGCCAGTGGAAAACTTTTAGCAGAATTGATTTCGGGAAAAGAATTGAGTTTATCCATAGATGCTTTCAACCCTAATCGATTTGACTAATACTTGAATACTAGGAAAACGGGTAATCCTATCCTTAGAATTTGCGAAGCTATCTAAGGATTTATCTATGAAAGCAAGAGTCTGAAGACTCTAATTTCCATTTCTTAATTCGAAGATGCTGCACTCGCTCACTTCGTTAATTCTTCGAATAGAATACCCATAATCATTTGCCCTAGTACTGAAGCTCTTTCTTCAATCTGACTTTTACCAAACACAAGATGAATAACACCATACAAAACCGCCTTAATACGACTTTAGAAATCCCAGAAAACTTTCTTCAGATCGAGACCATAGATATGCACACTGGCGGAGAACCACTAAGAGTAATTCTGAATGGCTTCCCTGAATTGAAAGGGAATTCGGTACTCGAATACCGAAAAGATGCCATGAACAATTACGATCACCTTCGTAAAGCATTGATGTGGGAACCTAGAGGACATACCGATATGTATGGTTGTATTCTTGTACCCCCAAACTCAGAAGAAGCAGATTTTGGAATTTTATTCATTCACAACGAGGGCTATTCTACCATGTGTGGACATGCCATTATTGCCATTACAAAGTTAGCCATTCAAATGGGTTGGAAAGAGAAAAGCTACCCAACTACCGAATTTCAGATTGATGCTCCTTGTGGCAGAATTCACTCTTTTGCTCAGCTAGATGAAAATGGAAAAGTCATCGATATCTCGTTTCACTGTGTGCCTAGTTATTTGGTCGCTCAAGATCTAGAAATCACCCTACCTGAAATTGGTACGATAAAATATGATTTGGCTTTTGGAGGTGCATACTATGCTTACTTAGATGCTAAACAAGTTGGTTTAGGCCTAATTCCAGAAAACAATAGAAAGCTTATTGAACTTGGTATACAGATCAAAAAGGAAGTGAATCGGACTCAAGATATAAACCATCCTTTTGAAGAAGATTTGAGTTTTTTGTATGGTACTATTTTCATTGATGAGGCCAAAGATAAAAACAATCACAGCAGAAATGTCTGTGTATTTGCCGATGGAGAAGTTGATCGGTCACCAACTGGGAGTGGTGTTTCTGGGAGAATCGCTATTCATGAAGCGAAAAAAGAAATAAGTGATGAGGAAATCATCAAAATAGAAAGTATTACAGGGAGTGTATTTTCAGGAAAAGTACATCAGAAAATAACTTTCGGTGAATATCGTGCTGTTATTCCCGAAGTCAGTGGCTCGGCTTACATTACTGGTAAGCATACCTTTCTTATTGACCCAGAAGATCCATTTAGAGATGGATTCTTTCTAAGATAGTGTTTATTTGGTTTAGTGATAGAATTCACCCTTCATGTAAAAAGTAGCTCCATTTTGGAGCTTTCTTTTTTTCAACACGAAGGGTGATTGTTTTTATTGATTAGCTAATTCATTCACTAAGTCAACGTACTGTTGCATAGCTGCTTCAGAAGAAGTTCCTTCCAACTTTTTCCAAGCATCCCATTTTGCCATAGCTTTAAAGTCAAAACCCATTGGTCTTTCTGTCTGAATATCCCCTTCTGTTGCTTGCTTAAAAAGAGAATATAAACTCAAAAGTTGATCATTGGAAGGCATTTTAGTCAATTCCTTAGACTTCTTTACCGCTAATTCAAATGCTTCTTGAGACATAATATCTATTTTAGTTAGTTAGTAATAGTTAAACATGTGTTTATATACTATACACCTGTACAGTATAGCCTCTAATATAATGAATAGACATTCATTTTCTATGCAAAATTCAATTAAATGTATCACATACGTTTGCTCAAAAAGAAGTTTGAAGGAATTTCAACTTTATATGCTTGCGTTTGCGTTTTTTATATGTTCAAGTTGTGATCTAAATCAGAATGGAGAGTCACAAGATGTCACGGTAATTTCTTGGAATGCAAAAGAGCTTTTTGACATGAAAGGCCTCAAAAAGCGATTACCCAACTTTAGAGAATTAATTGGGGACCAGAAACCTGATATTATTCTACTTCAAGAGTTTACATCCATAGAACAAGTAGAGGCTCTTGCTGAAGCACTTAAGTTAGAAAATTGGTCTTTGAGTTGTTCAGACTTCAATATGAAAGATCACAATCGTTTTAACTCTTTCGAAGTAGCGATACTCAGTAGGTTCCCCCTATCTAATGTAACGGAATACGATCCATACCCTGAGAGAAGAAAGCGTAAAAATTATCCTTTTGAAAAACCACTTGAGGTACAAGATAAATCTTATGAAAAAATACGAACATCAAGAGGCTTTTTAGTTGCTGAAATAGAAGAGTTAAAACTGATGATCGGTATTGTCCACCTAAAATCTTCTATCGGAAAGGAAGGTGAACTAGATTACAGAAATGCGCAAAAAAGAGAATTCGTTACAATCGCTCTCACTGAGACACTAAATACTTTATCCAATAACAAAACAGATGATTGGCATATCTTGATTGGTGGAGATTTTAATGTTGGGCATTCTGATAAAGTAAAAAATGGGAAAGATCTTTTTGATGATGTAAACGATGGCTATGATGATACGCATGCAATACTTACCGAACCTTTAATTGGAGATATTAAATTCACAAATGCCCTAGCTAAATTCAATACAACAACCTATCCGAGTTATAAAGGTTCTCCAATAGATAATCTATATGTAAATGAAGGGACAAAATTCAAGTCTTCTGAAATCATAAAAAACGCTTATGGTTCTGATCATTACCCTGTAAAAGTAGTCCTTGAACTTCAACCTTAGCTATTAATTCTTCTCAAAAACCTGAATCACTGCTTCTCTAAAGCTTTTACTGACAGGAAGCATCTCGTTTTCTATTTCTACAAATTCTCTATTCAGAGCAATAACATGATCCATATTCACGATAAAAGAACGATGTATTCGTAAGAATTGTGAAGGCAAACGTTCTTCCATATTCCCTATAGTTTCTTTGGTTTTTAGGGTATTTCCATCCTTGAGATGAACGATCAAATAATCCGCTTGACTCTCTATATAAGTCACAAATTTGAAGTCCGTTTTATAATGCTTTCGATCTGATCTGATAAAAAGATAATCTTCTTTCAATTGTTGAACTTCTTTCGCTTGAGGATTAAAAGCCTCAAACTTCTGCAATGCCAATTTAAATCGATCAATAGAAACGGGTTTTAAAAGATAATCAACCACGTTCAAATCATAGCCCTCAATCGCATAATCTCTATGTGCAGAAATAATGATAACTTTCGGTGGTTGAGCCAATGAACGAAGAAAATCTAAACCTGAAATTTCTGGCATTTCAATATCTAAGAAAATGAGATCAACTTCATGTTTCATTACCTCAGCAAATCCACTTTTAGCATCTGAAGCCTCTCCTATCACTTCATATCCGTCTACTTGTGAAAGGAAATTCTTTGTGATTCTCCTAGAAATAGGTTCATCATCGATCACTAATACTTTATATACTCCCATATTATAATTCTATTTGAAGTTCTATCTGATACATTTCCTCTGTTTCTCTAATTTCCAACGAATGCCTTTCTGGGTAACACAACGCTAAACGTTTTCTCAAATTGACTAGACCTGTTCCCTTATTCGTATTTTCTTTCACTTCTTGTGGTTTACTATTTACTACCAAAAATGAAAAAGTTGAAATTGAGAAGTCAGTTTTAATCTTTAGAAAAGCTTGTTCACTTGTAGACTTGATCCCGTGTTTAAATGCATTTTCCACCATAGGAAAAAGTAGGAATGGTATGATCTGAATATCTAATTTTTCATCTCCGAAATTCAAGTCCAACTCCAAGCGATCGTCAAAACGAAGCCGTTCCAAATCTATATACTGATTCAAAACTTCTACCTCTTTTGATAATGCTACCTTCCCCTCTTTAGACTGATAAACCAAATAATCTAAGAGACCACTCAATTGTAATAAAATATGTGGTAACTCATCTGATTTCTCAATCGCTAATCCATAAATATTATTGAGTGTATTAAATAAAAAATGCGGATGAATCTGATCTTTTAGTGTATTTAATTCTAACTCTTTTAATTGTAACTCGATCTCCAACTTCTCTTTTTCCAACTGATGAATCTGATCTTTTTTCTTCTGATTTTCCTTTACATAATTTAGGCTAGAGTACATTGTTGCTATAAAGATTTGAACAAACCAAAGTACCGAAACATCATTTATGATTGGATTCATTTTATTATATTCTAAGTCCGCTAACAAAATGAAAAATATGAGAATGATCACGATCTGTACAAAACTACTGACAACAATTGCATAGAATAAGTATAAGCCAAATCGCCAATACCTTCTCTCAATGAGATATTTCTGAATCAATACAACATTTAGATAATAGGTAAATGCAATTGTGAAAGGCAACCATACAATACAAAAGACAAAAGTGTTGAAGTAGTCTTGGTGAAAATGTCCTAAAAATAGACAAATGATAATGAGCATACTCCCCCAAAAACTCAGCTCAAAGAGCATTCTACTAGCTATTGTCTTTTTGATAAATTGATTCATACTTCAAAATTTATAAAAATATACTTCCCAACTACCAAGTATCGATTAAATCCACGTTTTTGTCGAAATAAAGTTGAAAAGAAGCGACTTCAAGTCTTCATATCAAAATAATCATATCTTAGAGAAATGAAAGAGCTATTCTTCGACAGATTTCGTGCATTTATCGATCATCAATAAATATGGAAAACTAGCCTACTAAGTTTGAAGTAATTCATCAACTTAAACCTTTTATAACTATGCAATGGTTTTTAAACTTCTATTCAAACGGCGGTAGCCTATTTATGACATTTGTAACTATTCCTGGAGTGCTGATGCTTGTCTGTGCAGTATTCAAGGCCTTAAAAATGTCTAACAAGTTTGCTCCTATTCAAAAATCAGAAAAGCTGATTAAAGAGTTGTCTTTACTTGCTCTAATGATGGGGATTTTTGGACAACTAATCGGTCTTTATGGAGCATTTGAAGCTATCGAAGCTGCTGGAGGAGTCTCAATGAGTTTGTTGGCAGCAGGATTAAAAATCTCCTCACATACTACTTTGTATGGCTTTTTGTACTTTGTACTGGGCAGAATTGCTTTAGTATATTTTGCCTACACAGACAGTATTGAAGAAAAGTAAAAATGAAAAATCGACAATCACTTCCTTGATTGTCGATTTTCTTTTTGTGCTAAAAAGATTGACAGCATAATAGAAATCAGCAAACTTCATTCAGAACACAACCTTTTATTAGCCCATTATTTTGTGAGTTCGTGGAAAGCTTCTTCCAATGAAATTTTCTCTTTTCTCATTTCAAGAATAATAATCCCTTTCTCTACAGCCTTCTGGAAAATGGCTACACGCACATCTTCACCTTCTTGCTCAGCAAAATCCAAAATGTATTTGTGATCTTCTAGTTTATGGATTTCTTCCAATGATGGTAGTTCATGGAAATATTCTCCTGTAGGAGCTGTAGCAAACTCTAAATGGATTTGAGTATACTGCTTTCCTAAATATTGCAATTCATCAACTCCTTGATCAGCAACCATATTTCCCTTATTCAAGATGATTACGCGCTGACAGAGTGCTTGAACCTCTTGCATGATATGTGTAGAAAGCATTACTGTTTTCTCTTGACTTACCTCCTTAATTATATTGCGGACTTCAGTCAATTGATTAGGATCTAGACCTGTGGTTGGTTCATCTAAAATCAGTACTTCGGGGTCATGAATGAGTGTTTGAGCAAGACCTACACGCTGACGATAACCTTTAGAAAGTGTTCCAATTTTCTTATTCTGCTCACGTTCTAGACCTACTAAAGATACCATTTCAGATACTTTAGCCTTTCTATTTTTCACCTTATACATACTTGCCATATACCTGAGATATTCATGGACATACATATCAAGGTATAAAGGGTTATGTTCTGGAAGATAGCCAATTTTTTGTCTTACCTCTATCGGATTTTTCACAACATCCAATCCACAAACCTCAATTGAACCAGAAGTTGGAGGAATGAAACAGGTAGCTATTTTCATTGTCGTAGATTTACCAGCACCGTTTGGCCCTAGAAAACCCAAGATTTCACCTTTCTTTGCTTCAAATGAAATATCGTTTACAGCTATCTGCTCTCCGTATTTTTTAGTAAGATTTTTGACTCTAATTCCCATTACAATCCTTCAATTAGTGTATAAAGAAAATGGCAGAAGACCATTCAATCTTCTGCCAAATTTATAGTATTTTACTGAATTGTTCGATGTTTACCAACGAATCAATGCACTTGCCCAAGTAAATCCACTACCAAAAGCAGCTAAACACAATAGATCACCTTCTTTTACTCTGCCTTCTTTGTAAGCATTGTAAAGTGCCATTGGAATAGAAGCGGCAGTTGTATTACCATATTTAGTAATAGTATTTACTACTTTCTCATTCGGGAAGCCCATCTTTTTCTGGATGAACTGTGTGATACGCATGTTTGCTTGGTGAGGAACTAATAGGTCAATATCCTCTGGTGAAAGGTTATTTGTTTTCAATGCCTCCCAGATTACTTCTTGGAATCTTACTACAGCATTTTTGAATACAAACTGACCGTCCATTACAGGCCATGCCGAACCACCTGGTTCAAACATTTCAGCGTTATATTTTGGATCTTCACTTGCACTAGGATCAATTACAGCTAATTTCTCAGCAAACTCTCCTTCACTGTGCATATGTGTCGATAAAATTCCTTTTCCTTGTTCTTCTGTAGCAGTCAATACAGCCGCACCTGCTCCATCACCAAATAGAACCGTTACATGACGACCGTGATCAGAGAAATCCAAACCTGTAGAGTGAATCTCTGCTCCCACTACAAGAACATTTTTGTACATTCCTGTTTTGATATATTGGTCAGCAATTGAAAGACCATATACAAAACCAGAACATTGCGCTCTAACATCGATAGCAGCTACATTACGAAAACCTAGTTCTCTTTGCAACAAAACTCCCGAACCAGGAAAAACATAGTCAGGACTCAAAGTTGCATACACAATTAGATCTATATCTTCTGGAGTCATTCCTGCCATGTCCAAAGCCTCTTGTGAAGCTCTAGCCCCCATGATATAGTTTCTCTCTCCTTTTTCATTTATATCAGCATATCTTCTCTGCTTGATACCACTTCTTTCTTGAATCCACTCATCAGAGGTATTCACAAGCTTAGAGAGATCATCGTTAGTTACTACGTTTTCAGGTTCATATATACCTAAGCCAACGATCTTAGAACTTTTCATATCCTATCTATTCAAATATATCAAATGTAAAAAATCCACTAAATATAAGAGGATTATAAGACTATTTAAAGAATTATTAGACTCATCTAGAAGTTCCATTGCTAGAAAACAAGTATTTACTCATTGTTATTCGCGTAAATACTCATGTCATTAACATTGAAAACATTAATCAACAGTTATAGTAAACTACTGATAATAAAAAAAATAAACATTGGATAAAGTTTAAATCCTACACTTCTAAAAAAGTCTGAATTCTGTATTTGTTAAAAGATTATGAAACAATGAGATTTTCATTTAGTAAAGGAAGCTCCACAAAGAAACTTGTACCTACTCCAACCTCTGTTTCAAACCAAATATTACCATTCAGGTGCTCAATTCCACGTTTTGAAATAGCAAGACCAATACCCGAACCATACTCTTTTGTTGTAAAGTTGGGAACAAATATTTTTTGTTGATGCTCTTGCTCAATTCCTCTTCCATTATCTTTTACTTCTACCCTCACTTGATGCGCTTCTGTCACACGCATTTCAACATATATTTTTGGTCGTGTACCTTGTTCTACGGCTTGTATTCCATTGAGAATAATATTCGTGAAAATCCTACCAAGTAATTTCCCATCTCCAATCACCCAAATTTTTTCTTCTGGGATTTCAAAATGAATATCTGCTTCTTCTTTAGAACGATGAAGTGCCATTACTTGCTTAAGGACAACCGTAATATCAATTTTTTCTTCTTTGGGAATTGGCATTTGAGCAAAAGATGAGAATGAAGTAGCAATGTCACTCAAAGTATCTACCTGAGTAAGCAACATGTTATACATTCTATTTACTCTCGGATTTTCTTCCTTTTGAGTTCTTTGAAGTTGCTGTATAGCCAATCGCATTGGGGTCAACGGATTCTTAATCTCATGCGCTACTTGTCTTGCAATTTCACGCCAAGCACTTTCTTTTTGAGATCGAGCTAGAGCTACTTTACTTTGCTCAAGATTTACCAACATGCGGTTATATTCATTGATAAGCAAACCAAATTCATCATTCGTATGATAATCGATAGGCTCATTTTTCTCACTCAAAGAAATCTTTTTAATCTTCTGAGTAATCAGCTCTAGAGGTGACACCAAAGATCTAAACATTAAATATGAGAACGGAATCAATGATAAAAATATAAGTGTTAGGAGTTTACTAATTATCGCTAAAACACTTAAAACCGTCTGATTCAATCTGAATTCTGATCTAAAAAATGGCATACTTACAATCCCTATCACATTTCCTGTAGATGCAGATCGAATAGAAGCAAAAGCAGTATTGTAATTCAGGTTACCAATAGATTCAGATAAAAGTACTTTAGATTGTTTTAACTCTATTATTGAAGAATATGCTTTAGGATTTATGTAATCTGAAAGCATAAATGCATCCAACAGATAAGGGTGACTAGCCTCAATAAATCTTCCTTTAGTATCATATAAATAAATATCAGAGCCAAGAATCCCTGCTAGAAGTTGAAGTTCTGTTCTAAGTTCGGACTCTGTCACTTCCCTATCCACATAACCATCCATCTTATCAGCAATACTTCTACTAATATCTTTTGCCTTGTCTTTATAGACCGCTTTCATTTCTTCATTCATCCGATTGGATAGCACTGTAAGCACCACCCCTCCTATAATGATCATAGGGATGAAAAAAGCCAAATCTAAATAAAGCTGGATTTTTGTGATAAAATTTGTCGTATACTGTTCTCCCTTCGTACTGATATTAAAAGCTAATAGCTTTGAAATAAAAATCACGAGTGAGAATAAAAACAAGAATGAAAAACTAGATAGGAAGTCATCAAAAGAATATACTTGAGATGAAATGATTACCATGTTTCCATTTTGCTCTGGTAAACGATAATGAAGGTAACCATCAAGAGTTACACTCCTTCTCATCCAATCCGAATGCTCTTTAAAAGCAAAGTTCTTTATAAAATCTTTTGTATAAGTGAAATCTCCTTGGCTATAAACGAGGTTATCCGCTTGAAATACGGCATAAGAATATTCATGTCCTGAGTCGAAATATTTTTCTTCAACATTCATGGCTGCGAGTCCTGAATTGTTGTTTCTCCCGACCATATTTAGCTCCATCAATAAATATCCAATCCGATTGCCCGATTCATCATCAACTCTCACATTCATGACATATCTTCGTATCCCATTCGCTAAGTCATTTTTGTAATAGATATTATTAAAATGAGTTACGGCATCTGATTCTATCAAGGGTTTAAGCATCGAACGTAAACTCATATTGGAGTTTAATGGAACACCTTTTTCATCAAAGAAATAATAAAGCACATCATACTGATTAAAGTATTGACGCAGTTTACGGTATCTAGAATTTGATTCTAGCTCGTTACGAACCTTTTCAATGTTCCTAAAATTCTTCTTAATGATCTTGTTTGCCTCTATCTCCTCTTTCAATCCGATAAGGTAATTCATCTCATACGGATTTCTATTCACTAGCGAATAAGCAAAACTTTCCTTCTTCTGAATATTTTCTTTGTCTACATACCAATAATTTGCATTTGCGCCAATTAAGGCACACACCATCGCACACAAACAGATATAGACCAAAGATTTTAAGTGATCTCTGTAAATGTTTTGAGGGAAGTTGAATAATACAGAAGCTAGAACATAAACAGCATTTGCACTGAATAGGATTAAGGTTAATTCCCCATCTCTCCAATGGAAAGTAAAGAACATAAAACTCACAATCAGTATAACAGAGCTAATCAAATAAAAGCCATTTAAAAGCTTATTGAGTAGCTTACTGACTGTATGCGTAATGAAGAAATAAATTCTGGCAAAGATCGCAAAGAGCAACATCAATTGCAGTGTTACATAATCAAAGCTTATCCCATGAAGCAGGTCAAGACTTGAATCTGACAACTGAAATGATATTTTCAGAATTTGAGTAAATGCGTAGGTAAATAGGAATGTAGATAAAACTAGTCCCCCTGATACAATGATTTTAGAAATATAAGAGAGCTGTAGTACACCTCTGATATTTATAAAGTAATTGAAGTTTCTGAATAAAAAGTAAAAATATACAGAACAACAGATGACACTAATGATCAACTCTTGTAATGAACTATAAAATACCTGCCCCCAGAACAAAGAATAGATTGAATCTATTTTCCCACTTCCTAACCTGAAACTAATCCATAGGAAAGCAAACCTCATCAATACTGTAAAGAAAGTAAGAAGGAAAAAAGTAAGAAGTGTTTTACGTTGTTCTAATAACACATTCATGTGTATGGATACACTCACTGTACCATAACAGAATGCAATAATCATAAAAAAGTATACCAGCCATACATTTTCATAATACACATCATAAGAGTCACCTTTTTCAAGAGAAAACATATACTTATGATGAGCATTATAAATTGGTAA
Coding sequences within:
- a CDS encoding MotA/TolQ/ExbB proton channel family protein, coding for MQWFLNFYSNGGSLFMTFVTIPGVLMLVCAVFKALKMSNKFAPIQKSEKLIKELSLLALMMGIFGQLIGLYGAFEAIEAAGGVSMSLLAAGLKISSHTTLYGFLYFVLGRIALVYFAYTDSIEEK
- a CDS encoding endonuclease/exonuclease/phosphatase family protein; this translates as MLAFAFFICSSCDLNQNGESQDVTVISWNAKELFDMKGLKKRLPNFRELIGDQKPDIILLQEFTSIEQVEALAEALKLENWSLSCSDFNMKDHNRFNSFEVAILSRFPLSNVTEYDPYPERRKRKNYPFEKPLEVQDKSYEKIRTSRGFLVAEIEELKLMIGIVHLKSSIGKEGELDYRNAQKREFVTIALTETLNTLSNNKTDDWHILIGGDFNVGHSDKVKNGKDLFDDVNDGYDDTHAILTEPLIGDIKFTNALAKFNTTTYPSYKGSPIDNLYVNEGTKFKSSEIIKNAYGSDHYPVKVVLELQP
- a CDS encoding acyl-CoA-binding protein: MSQEAFELAVKKSKELTKMPSNDQLLSLYSLFKQATEGDIQTERPMGFDFKAMAKWDAWKKLEGTSSEAAMQQYVDLVNELANQ
- the gldA gene encoding gliding motility-associated ABC transporter ATP-binding subunit GldA, translating into MGIRVKNLTKKYGEQIAVNDISFEAKKGEILGFLGPNGAGKSTTMKIATCFIPPTSGSIEVCGLDVVKNPIEVRQKIGYLPEHNPLYLDMYVHEYLRYMASMYKVKNRKAKVSEMVSLVGLEREQNKKIGTLSKGYRQRVGLAQTLIHDPEVLILDEPTTGLDPNQLTEVRNIIKEVSQEKTVMLSTHIMQEVQALCQRVIILNKGNMVADQGVDELQYLGKQYTQIHLEFATAPTGEYFHELPSLEEIHKLEDHKYILDFAEQEGEDVRVAIFQKAVEKGIIILEMRKEKISLEEAFHELTK
- a CDS encoding 3-oxoacyl-ACP synthase III family protein, translated to MKSSKIVGLGIYEPENVVTNDDLSKLVNTSDEWIQERSGIKQRRYADINEKGERNYIMGARASQEALDMAGMTPEDIDLIVYATLSPDYVFPGSGVLLQRELGFRNVAAIDVRAQCSGFVYGLSIADQYIKTGMYKNVLVVGAEIHSTGLDFSDHGRHVTVLFGDGAGAAVLTATEEQGKGILSTHMHSEGEFAEKLAVIDPSASEDPKYNAEMFEPGGSAWPVMDGQFVFKNAVVRFQEVIWEALKTNNLSPEDIDLLVPHQANMRITQFIQKKMGFPNEKVVNTITKYGNTTAASIPMALYNAYKEGRVKEGDLLCLAAFGSGFTWASALIRW
- a CDS encoding sensor histidine kinase; protein product: MRMLFYPFYIKDRIKKRNHSFLISIVAFIISISLQFFFFYSSDLRNYADRVEDNLKQASSKVEYDLNHLKEQIKKDEVIRFNDLLRDNNSALYIYKNQNLVFWNNNVNPYSLPYSAIKGYYTEKCISYQKVIYFVKKSALTLFNNDFQFVAVIPLEIDPKVDVSFIEEYLNSDIFPESRNISLTIDQSAGLPIYNAHHKYMFSLEKGDSYDVYYENVWLVYFFMIIAFCYGTVSVSIHMNVLLEQRKTLLTFFLLTFFTVLMRFAFLWISFRLGSGKIDSIYSLFWGQVFYSSLQELIISVICCSVYFYFLFRNFNYFINIRGVLQLSYISKIIVSGGLVLSTFLFTYAFTQILKISFQLSDSSLDLLHGISFDYVTLQLMLLFAIFARIYFFITHTVSKLLNKLLNGFYLISSVILIVSFMFFTFHWRDGELTLILFSANAVYVLASVLFNFPQNIYRDHLKSLVYICLCAMVCALIGANANYWYVDKENIQKKESFAYSLVNRNPYEMNYLIGLKEEIEANKIIKKNFRNIEKVRNELESNSRYRKLRQYFNQYDVLYYFFDEKGVPLNSNMSLRSMLKPLIESDAVTHFNNIYYKNDLANGIRRYVMNVRVDDESGNRIGYLLMELNMVGRNNNSGLAAMNVEEKYFDSGHEYSYAVFQADNLVYSQGDFTYTKDFIKNFAFKEHSDWMRRSVTLDGYLHYRLPEQNGNMVIISSQVYSFDDFLSSFSFLFLFSLVIFISKLLAFNISTKGEQYTTNFITKIQLYLDLAFFIPMIIIGGVVLTVLSNRMNEEMKAVYKDKAKDISRSIADKMDGYVDREVTESELRTELQLLAGILGSDIYLYDTKGRFIEASHPYLLDAFMLSDYINPKAYSSIIELKQSKVLLSESIGNLNYNTAFASIRSASTGNVIGIVSMPFFRSEFRLNQTVLSVLAIISKLLTLIFLSLIPFSYLMFRSLVSPLELITQKIKKISLSEKNEPIDYHTNDEFGLLINEYNRMLVNLEQSKVALARSQKESAWREIARQVAHEIKNPLTPMRLAIQQLQRTQKEENPRVNRMYNMLLTQVDTLSDIATSFSSFAQMPIPKEEKIDITVVLKQVMALHRSKEEADIHFEIPEEKIWVIGDGKLLGRIFTNIILNGIQAVEQGTRPKIYVEMRVTEAHQVRVEVKDNGRGIEQEHQQKIFVPNFTTKEYGSGIGLAISKRGIEHLNGNIWFETEVGVGTSFFVELPLLNENLIVS
- a CDS encoding LytR/AlgR family response regulator transcription factor, whose amino-acid sequence is MGVYKVLVIDDEPISRRITKNFLSQVDGYEVIGEASDAKSGFAEVMKHEVDLIFLDIEMPEISGLDFLRSLAQPPKVIIISAHRDYAIEGYDLNVVDYLLKPVSIDRFKLALQKFEAFNPQAKEVQQLKEDYLFIRSDRKHYKTDFKFVTYIESQADYLIVHLKDGNTLKTKETIGNMEERLPSQFLRIHRSFIVNMDHVIALNREFVEIENEMLPVSKSFREAVIQVFEKN
- a CDS encoding sensor histidine kinase, with product MNQFIKKTIASRMLFELSFWGSMLIIICLFLGHFHQDYFNTFVFCIVWLPFTIAFTYYLNVVLIQKYLIERRYWRFGLYLFYAIVVSSFVQIVIILIFFILLADLEYNKMNPIINDVSVLWFVQIFIATMYSSLNYVKENQKKKDQIHQLEKEKLEIELQLKELELNTLKDQIHPHFLFNTLNNIYGLAIEKSDELPHILLQLSGLLDYLVYQSKEGKVALSKEVEVLNQYIDLERLRFDDRLELDLNFGDEKLDIQIIPFLLFPMVENAFKHGIKSTSEQAFLKIKTDFSISTFSFLVVNSKPQEVKENTNKGTGLVNLRKRLALCYPERHSLEIRETEEMYQIELQIEL
- a CDS encoding proline racemase family protein; the protein is MNNTIQNRLNTTLEIPENFLQIETIDMHTGGEPLRVILNGFPELKGNSVLEYRKDAMNNYDHLRKALMWEPRGHTDMYGCILVPPNSEEADFGILFIHNEGYSTMCGHAIIAITKLAIQMGWKEKSYPTTEFQIDAPCGRIHSFAQLDENGKVIDISFHCVPSYLVAQDLEITLPEIGTIKYDLAFGGAYYAYLDAKQVGLGLIPENNRKLIELGIQIKKEVNRTQDINHPFEEDLSFLYGTIFIDEAKDKNNHSRNVCVFADGEVDRSPTGSGVSGRIAIHEAKKEISDEEIIKIESITGSVFSGKVHQKITFGEYRAVIPEVSGSAYITGKHTFLIDPEDPFRDGFFLR